ACGCTGACGAAGAACACCGCCTATGCGCTTTTGCGCAACCGCATCCGCGTCAACGGCCTCAATATCGGCTGGATGGCGTCGGAAGGCGAGGACCGCATCCAGCGGGAATATCACGGCGCACCCTCCGACTGGCTGGAAAAGGCGGCGGCGAACCAGCCCTTCGGCCGCCTCGTCGATCCGCATGAGGTGGCACGCGCCTGCGCCTACCTGTCATCGGCGGAATCGGGCCTGATGACCGGCTCGGTCATCTGTTTCGATCAATCGATCTGGGGGGCTTACGACGGCTCGCCTCATCCGGTCGCCGCTCTCTGAGAAAATCCGAGCTTACATTTCCGGTTGCCGGGCTCTGGCAGCTGGGAGGATTTATCGCTAGGAGAAGGACGACAGCATTCAGGGAGGAACTGGCATGGCTGACAATCCGCTTTATGAGACCCGCGATGAACGTTTCGGCGCTCTGGTTGTCGGCACCGCCGCCCTCGATGAGCTTTATTCCGGCTGCCGCTGGACAGAGGGTCCGGTCTGGTTTTCCGACCTGAACTGCCTTCTCTGGAGCGATATCCCGAACGAACGCATGATGCGCTGGACTCCGGATGGGACGGTCTCCGTCTTCCGCTCGCCCTCAAATTATGTCAACGGCAATACGCGCGACAGGCAGGGCCGGCTGGTCTCCTGCGAACATGGCGGCCGCCGCGTCACCCGCACCGAACCGAACGGCAGCATCACCGTTCTCGCCGACAGCTACAAGGGCAAGAGATTAAATTCGCCGAACGACGTTGTCGTCCATTCGGACGGCGGGATCTGGTTCACCGATCCGACATACGGCATCCTCTCGGACTACGAGGGCCATAAGTCCGAGCCCGAGCAGCCGACCCGTAACGTCTACCGGATCGACCCCGCAAGCGGCGCAATCGACGCCGTCGTCGAGGATTTCATCCAGCCGAACGGCCTTGCCTTCTCGCCCGATGAAACGAAACTCTACATTGCCGATTCCGGTTCGGGCAAACACGAAGTGCCTTGCCATATCCGGGTTTTCGATGTCGTCGACGGCAGAAAGCTTGCCAACAGCCGCTATTTCTGCAGCCTCGATGCCGGCCACCCCGACGGCTTTCGTTTCGATGTCAGCGGCAATCTCTGGACGAGCGCGGGTGACGGTGTGCATTGCTTCTCACCCGACGGCACGCTGCTCGGCAAGATCAAAGTGCCGCAAACAGTGTCCAATCTCACCTTCGGCGGCCCCAAGAAGAACCGGCTCTTCATCACCGCGACCCGTTCGGTCTATTCGATCTATACCAAGACGAACGGCGCACAATATCCGTAACCTTTGGAAGCACGGCGTGGGCTCGACAGACACGCCTGACAAGATCGCCATCGCCGGACAGGACGGCGTTGCTCCCGGCGCGTCATCTGCAAGGAGCAGCAGCGGTTCTGGATGACGACCCGCACGAAAAAAGCTAAAGCCCATCGCATGAATCAGATTTGATGCGACGCGCTGGAGCGCTCGCACCTCATTGCATCAAGGAGGAATACCCGATGATCCGATTTTCACGCACCAAGGGGCGCCGCACGGCTCCTGATGCCACGACCGGGAGAACCTGAGATGCGTTCCGTCGTTTCCTTCAACGAGGGCTGGAGTTTCCACGAGGGCTTCGGCCAACGCCTGCTCGAAAACTTCGATGCCGCCAAGCCGGTCAGCCTGCCCCACACCGCCGTCGAACTGCCCTTCAACTATTTCGATGAGAAGAGCTATCAGCGCGCCTTCACTTATCAGAAGGTGCTGCGCTGGCTGCCGGAATTCGAGGGTCGCGAAGTCTCCCTCGTCTTCGACGCGGCCATGGCCGACAGCGTCGTCTATCTGAACGGCGAAGAGATCACCGCCCACAAGGACGGCTATACACCCTTCGAGGCCCGCCTCACCGGCAAGCTCCTCAAGGGCGAGAACCTCGTGACCGTCAAGATCGACGGCAGCGAAAACCCTGCGATCCCGCCCTTCGGCGGCCGCATCGATTATCTGACCTATGCCGGCATCTACCGCGACGTCTGGCTGAAGGTCACCGACCCGGTTTCGATCCGTAATCTCAAGATCGAAACGGCTGACGTTCTCGCCCCTCATAAGTCGGCAAGCATCCGCGTCGATCTCGCCAACCCCGAGGGCCGCAGCTTCTCGGCGACTCTCACCGCCGCGCTGAAACAGGCCGACGGCACGGTGATCGCCACCGCAGCCACTGAAACGATCGGCAATCGCACGACGCTTTCCTTGGGCGGCCTCACCGGCATTACCCTCTGGGACATTACCAACCCAACGCTCTATGAGGTCACGGTCGAACTCAGGACCGAGCACGGCTCCGACCGCCTCTCCACCCGGTTCGGCTTCCGCACCGCCGAATTCACGCCGGAAGGTTTCCTCTTGAATGGCAAGCCGCTGAAGCTGCGCGGCCTCAACCGTCACCAGGCCTTCCCCTATGTCGGCTATGCCGCCGGCCGCTCCGCCCAGGAGCGCGACGCCGACATCATGAAGAGCGTGCTGAAGTGCAACATCGTCCGCACCTCGCATTACCCGCAGTCGAAATGGTTCCTCGACCGTTGCGATGCGATCGGCTTGCTGGTCTTCGAGGAGATCCCCGGCTGGCAGCATATCGGCGATGCCGACTGGCAGAAGGAATCGATCGAGAACGTCCGCCGCATGATCGAGCGCGACTGGAACCATCCCTCGATCATCATCTGGGGCGTGCGCATCAACGAGTCGCAGGATAGTCACGATTTCTACGCCGAGACCAATCGGCTGGCCCGCGAACTCGACAGCACCCGCCAGACCGGCGGCGTGCGTTACATCACCGAAAGCGAGCTGCTCGAAGACGTCTACACGATGAACGACTTCATCCTCGGCAACGAGGAACTGCCGGGCGCCAACCGCCCGCGCACCGTCCTGCGCGGTCAGCAGGAAAACACCGGGCTATCCCGCAAGGTGCCGTACCTCATCACCGAGTTCAACGGCCACATGCACCCGACGAAGATCTACGATCAAGAACAGCGTCAAGCCGAGCATGTGCGCCGTCACCTCGAGGTTCTGAACGCCGCCTATGGCGATCCGGATATCTCGGGCGCCATCGGCTGGTGCATGTTCGATTACAACACCCACAAGGATTTCGGCTCCGGCGACCGCGTCTGCTATCACGGGGTGATGGACATGTTCCGAGAACCAAAATTCGCGGCCTATGCCTATATCAGCCAGTGCGAGCCTTCCGAGGAAATCGTCATGAAGCCGGTGACCTTCTGGGCGCGCGGCGAGCGCAATATCGGCGGGGTGCTGCCGCTGATCATCCTGACCAATTGCGACGAGGTGGAACTGCAATATGGCGCGCTCAGCAAGCGCGTCGGCCCGGACCGCGAGAATTATCCGCATCTGCCGCATCCGCCTGTTGTACTCGATCATCGGCACTTCACCGCCGATGAGCTCGGCACCTGGGGCCTGGAATGGATCGACGGTGCCCTCACCGGCTTTATCGCCGGCGAAGCGGTGGTCAGCCTGAACCTGGCAGCCGATCCCTTGCCGACGACATTGGAAATGGTCGCCGACAGCTCGACGCTGAAGACTCGCGAACGCGACAGCACCCGCGTCATCATCCGCGCCCTCGACCAGTGCGGTCAGCGCCTGCCTTTCATGAACGACAGCATTTCGCTGAAGGTGCATGGACCCGCAAGGATCGTCGGTCCGACCAATGTGCCGCTGCAGGGCGGCACATCAGGCTTCTGGCTGGAAGCGACGGGGCTGGTGGGAGAAATTACCGTCGAAGCGGTTTCCTCGCGCTTCGCGCCGGTGACCCTCAACGTAACGGCCGTCGCCTAAGTCCGAAAATCGAAATCGATTTTCTGAGAGTATAGAGCGCCGCGCGTCTTATCGGACGCGTGTCGCGCCACTTACGAAATCCTGGCCTGTGTTTCCGGATCGAAGAACACCGCCTTGTCGAGATTGAAGGCGAGGCGAGTGTTCTGGCCTGGGGCGATGCCGGCATCGGCCCGCAGGCGGGCGACGACTTCCTTGCCGCCGAGCTTGGTGACGGCGAAGGTGTCGGAGCCGGCGGGTTCGACGACCTCGATCAGGCAGTCGCCTTCGGTGAGCGAGCGGGCATTGCGGTCGGCGCCGTCGGGGTCGGTCAGCGCTTCCGGGCGGATGCCGAAGATCACCTGGCGGCCGGCATAGGAGGAAAGGCCGTTGCCGGTTGTCGTGACGGGCAGCCTGAGCGGGGCGGCATTCGGCCGCTCGAGCGACACCGCCAGGCCGCCGGCGCCGTTCTCGACCGAGGCCTTGACCAGGTTCATGGCGGGCGAGCCCATGAAGTCGGCGACGAAGATGTTGGCGGGATTGTTGTAGATCTCGGCCGGGGTGCCGAACTGCTGGACGATGCCGTCCTTCATCACGGCGATCTTGGTCGCCAGCGTCATCGCCTCGATCTGGTCGTGGGTGACGTAGACGATGGTCTTGCCGGTCGCCTGATGCAGCCGCTTGATCTCGATGCGCATGTCGACGCGCAGCTTGGCGTCGAGATTGGAGAGCGGCTCGTCGAACAGGAAGAGCTTGGGATCGCGCACCAGCGCCCGGCCCATGGCGACGCGCTGGCGCTGGCCGCCGGACAGCTGGCTCGGCTTGCGGTCGAGCAGGTGACCGATCTGCAGCACCTTGGCGACCTTGTCGATCGCCTGCTTGCGCTCTTGCGGCGGCACACCGCGCATCTCCATGCCGAAGGCGATGTTGCCCGCTACCGTCATGTTCGGATAGAGCGCATAGGACTGGAACACCATGGCAATGTCGCGCTTGGAAGGATGCAGGCCGTTGACGGCGCGGCCGTCGATCCGGATGTCGCCCGAGGTGATCGTCTCCAGCCCGGCGATGGTGTTGAGCAGGGTCGACTTGCCGCAGCCGGACGGGCCGACCAGCACCAGGAAGCCGCCCTTTTCGAGTTCGAGGTCGATCCCCTTGAGGATGTCGACGGCGCCGAAGCGTTTTCTGAGACCGGAGATTTCCAGGAAGGCCATGACTTACCCTTTGACTGCGCCCGCCATCAGGCCACGCACGAAGTAGCGGCCGGCGAGGATATAGACGATGAGCGTCGGAACGGCCGCGATCATTGCCGCCGCCATGTTGACATTGTATTCGACCACCCCGGTCGAGGTGTTGACGACATTGTTGAGCGCCACCGTCATCGGCATGGAGTCGCCGGTGCCGGCGTAAGCCGAGGCAAACAGGAAGTCGTTCCAGATATTGGTGAACTGGTAGATCACCGTGACGACGATGATCGGCAGCGAGTTCGGCAGCATGATGCGGCGGAAGATCTGGAAGAAGCTGGCGCCGTCGACCTGGGCGGCGCGCACCAGCTCGGTCGGAAAGGCCTCGTAGAAATTGCGGAAGAACAGCGTGGTGAAGCCCAAGCCGTAGACGACATGGACGAAGACCAGATTGACCGTCGAATTGCCGAAGCCGAAGTTCCAGCCCGTCGCGTTCTGCAGGGTGACGCCGAAGCGGCCGAGCGAGCCGAGGATGGTGGCCATCGGCAAGAGCACCGACTGGAACGGGATGAAGCAGGCAAACAGCATCAGCCCGAACACCAGCGTATGGCCGGGGAAGCGCCATTTGGTCAGGATATAGCCGTTGAGCGCTCCCATGATGGTGGAGATCGCCACTGCCGGCACCACCATCTTGATCGAGTTCCAGAAGTAGCCCTTGATGCCGGCGCAGGTCAGCCCGACGCAGGCCTCGCCCCAGGCCTTGACCCAGGGATCGAAGGTCGGCGCCTCAGGCAGCGCCAGCATGTTGCCGCCCTGGATCTCGTCCATCGTCTTGAACGAGGTGGTGAGCATGACGAAGAGCGGCATCAGATAGAGGATGGCGAAGATCACCAGCAGGCCGTAGATGACGATGCGGCCGATTAAGCGGGCGCTGTTGCCACGCTCCACTCCTTCGGCGGCCGTTGCCGATGAGGAGGTGCCGATGGAAGAGCTGAGGCTGCTCATCGGGCCTTCTCCTTCAGTTCGGAATAGAGATAGGGCACGATGATCGCCGAGATGGTCATCAGCATGATGATGGCGCTGGCCGAGCCGACGGCCATCTCGTTGCGCTTGAAGGTATATTCATACATGAAGTTGGACGGCAGCCAGGCCGAGCCGCCCGGCCCGCCCGAGGTCAGCGCCACGACCAGGTCGTAGGACTTGATCGCCATATGGGCGAGCACGATGAAGGCGGAGAGAAAGATCGGCCGCAACAGCGGAATGACGATGCGGCGATAAAGCTGCAAGGGCGAGGCGCCGTCGATCTGCGCCGCCTTCATGATCTCGCCGTCGATGCCGCGAAGGCCGGCCAAAAACATCGCCATGACGAAGCCCGAGGCCTGCCAGACGCCGGCAATGACGACGGTGTAGATGACGAAGTCCTTGTTCTTGATCCAGTCGAAGTGGAAGCTCGTCCAGCCGAAGTGGTGCAGCGTCTGCTCCAGCCCGAGACCGGGATCGAGGAACCATTTCCAGGCCACGCCGGTGACGATGAAGGACAGCGCCATCGGATAGAGGAAGATCGGCCGCAATAGTCCCTCGCCGCGGATCTTCTGGTCGAGCAGGATGGCAAGCAGCAGGCCGAGCGCCAGGCAGATGCCGACATAGAGAAAGCCGAAGATCGCCATATTGGTGATCGAGGTGTACCAGGAGGATGGCGGGTCGCTCTCGAAGGTCCAGCGCCACAGCCGCTGATAGGCACGTGCGCCGGTCAGCTGATAGGAGGGGAAGGTCTTGGAATTGGTGAAGGACAGATAGGCCGTCCAGACGATGAAGCCGTAGACGAAGACGAGCGTGATGACGAAGCTCGGCGCCAGCACGATCTTCGGCAGCGCATCCTGCAGCCGGCCCCGCAGCGAGACCGGCGTCGCTTGTCGCGGCGTCAGAACCGGATCGGTGGTCGCAACTGTGCTCATGGAATGTTCTCCCTTCCCGCAGGATCGGCCTTGCCGATCGTCTCCGCCTGATCGTCGCGGAGCTGACGCCTCCCCGCGAGATCGCGCGGGGAAGCATATTCATCGACAGATCTCAGCGGGCGTCGTCGATCGCCTGGACGAGCTGGGTGACAGCTTCGTCCGAGCTCTTGATCTGGCCGTGGACGAACTTCGAGACGACGTCCTTATAGGCATTGGCGATCGCCGGAGGGGCGCCATAGCCCTGAGCGAGCGAACCGAACAGCGTGCCGCCCTCATTGGCGGCCTTCAGGTCGGCAATGCCCTTCTTGCCGCAAGCGTCGAAGTCGGTGTCGGGAACGTCGGTACGAGCCGGCACCGAGCCCTTGACGACGTTGAAGGCCGACTGGAAGCTCTTCGACAGCGTCGCCGTTGCCAGTGCCACCTGGGCGGCCTTGCGGTCGTCAGGAACGTTGAACATGCCGAACATGTCGGAGTTGTAGATGACGCTGCCTTCGGTGCCGGGGAAGCGGTAGCAGAGGAAGTCCTTGTCCGGGGTCTTCTTGGCGGCAACGAATTCGCCCTTGGCCCAGTCGCCCATCACCTGCACCAGCGCATCACCCTTGATGACCATGGCGGTCGCCAGGTTCCAGTCGCGGCCGGAGAAGTTCGGATCGACGTATTTGACGATCTTCGCCAGGTTGTCGAAGGACTTCTTCATCGTGTCCGACTTCAGCGCTTCCTCGTCGAGGTCGTTGAAGGCCTTCTTGTAGAACTCCGGCCCGCCGGTCGACAGCACGATCGAATCGAACATCGTCGCTTCCTGCCAGTTCTGGCCACCGAGCGCCAAGGGAATGACGCCGGCAGCCTTCGCCTTGTCGAGCAGCGCGATCAGGTCGTCGAAGGTCTTCGGCTGGCTGCCGCCGATCTTGTCCATGACAGCCTTGTTGATCCACAGCCAGTTGACCGAGTGGACGTTGACCGGGGCTGCGACCCACTTGCCGTCATAAACGGAGAACTTCTGCAGGGCTGCCGGCACCGACTTGTCCCAGCCTTCCTTCTTCGCCGTCTCGGTCAGGTCGCCCATGACGCCGGCCTGGGCATAATCGAGCACGGTATAGCCCAGCATCTGCGAGGCCGTCGGATAGGTACCGGCTGCCACCATCGCCTTCAGCGCCGTCATCGCCGCATCACCGCCGCCGCCGGCAACCGGCACGTCCTTCCAGGCAAACCCTTCCTTCGAGAGATCCTGCTTCAGAACGTTCAAAGCCGCTGCCTCGCCGCCTGACGTCCACCAGTGCAGCATCTGAACTTCCTTCACGTCGGCTGCCTGCGCCGCACCCAAACCAGCCAGCATCACGACAGCAACAGCTGCCGAGCTCACGAACTTGCGCATGAATTTCCTCCCGTTTGAAATCGGCGGCAGGACCCTCCCCGCCACCAGTGCGTCCCGCCATTGCAGCGGTCGGCATGAAGCCGCGCTCCTCCGCGCGGTTAACAATTTAAAACGTTATAAGCCTTGAGCCGTCAAGCCCTTTCTCGACTCCCGAGAAAAGTATGGCTATTTCCATAACGTGTTGAATTACAGTCAAATAATCCGAAAGGATAATGAGGCGTTAAAATTTAAAACGTTTTCATTGTCGGATTGCGCACCTGAGTCATCGTGTTATTGTATCGGCAATTCCAGCACGGAAAGCCAGAGTGACCGAATCGTCCCGGCCGCATCGCGGCGAAAATCTCGATCTCGCCCACAAGCGCGACAAGCCGACCTTGCGGACGATTGCCACGATCACCGGGCTGGCGGTGACGACGGTGTCACGGGCACTTTCCGACGCGCCACAAATTTCGCTCAAGACCCGCCAGCGGGTGCACCGCATCGCCCGCGAAATCGGCTACCTCCCGGATCGGGCGGCGCAGCGTCTCAAGACAGGCCGCACCAACGTCGTCGCCATCCTGCTTGATTCCCACGAGGAGGTGGTCGGCTTCAGCACCTCAATCATGTACGGCATTGCCAAGGCGCTGAAAGAGACGTCCTACCATCTCGTCGTCGCGCCGAACTTCCTGTCGACGACCAACGTCGAAGCCGCAGAATACATCATCCGCAACCACCTGGCCGATGGGCTGATCTTCACGCGGACCGAACCGCTCGATGCCCGCGTCCGCCTGCTGCTCGAAACCCGCTTTCCCTTCATCTGTCACGGCCGCACGGAATTTTCGACGCCGCATCCCTATGTCGATTACGACAATTTCACCTTCGCCTATGAGGCGACACGCCGGCTGATCGCCAAGGGCCGCACAAAGGTGGCGGTGATCCTGCCGCCGAAACGGCTGACCTTCTGCCAGCATATCCTACACGGTTTCATGACGGCGGTGCGCGAGGCCGGCATCGCTTACGAGATACCCGAGACGGTCGATCTCGATACGCCGGCGGATGTGTTGCGCGATTTTGTGCGCGCCCGCGCAGCCGCACCGGATGCGCCCAATAGCTTCATCTGTCCCGGCGAAGTCTCAGCGCTTGCCGTCATCAGCGGCATGAGCGATGCCGGCCGCACTCTCGCCGCCGACTATGATATCGTCGCCAAGGAGACATCCCGCCTTCTCACCCAATTGCAGCCGAAGGTCGACACGATCCATGAGGACCTGACGGCGGCGGGAGAGGATCTCGGCCGCATGCTGCTGCAGCGTATCAACAATCCCGACGCACAGGATCTGCACCTCCTGCTGCCGCCGCAGATCAACTTTCCGATCGGTTAGCCCGCCGGATCGAAGGGCGGTCATATTAAAACTGTTTTCATGGCGCGTGATTTGACTTAAAAGCACCGCGTAATCCGGTCGCAGCCCACCCGGTCAAAACAAGGGAATCCAAAATATGAAAACTATCGTCGTCTGCTCCGGCGGACTCGACTCCGTTTCGCTTGCCCACAGAACGGCATCGGAAGAGCAGCTTATCGGTCTCGTCTCCTTCGATTACGGCCAGCGGCATCGCAAGGAACTCGACTTCGCCGCCAAATGCGCCGCGCGCCTTGCGGTCCCTCATCATATCATCGACATCGCTGCTATCGGCGGCCATCTCAGCGGATCGGCCCTGACCGACAATGTTGAGGTTCCGGACGGCCACTATGCGGAGGAGACCATGAAGGCCACCGTGGTGCCCAACCGCAACGCCATCATGCTGGCAATCGCCTTCGGCTTGGCGGCCGCCCAGAAAGCCGATGCCGTTGCCGTCGCCGTGCATGGCGGCGATCACTTCATCTACCCGGACTGTCGCCCGGGTTTCATCGATGCCTTCCAGCGCATGCAGAACGAAGCGCTGGACGGTTACGCCAGCGTCAAGCTGCTCGCGCCTTATGTCGAGGTCTCCAAAGCGGCGATCGTGGCCGACGGCACAAGACATGGCACGCCCTTCGCGGAAACCTGGTCCTGCTATAAAGGTGGCAGCCTTCATTGCGGGCGCTGCGGAACCTGCGTCGAACGCCGCGAAGCCTTCCACCTAGCCGGTGTGTCCGATCCGACGGAATATGAAGATCGGGATTTCTGGAAGGCGGCGGCATCGCAATACTCGGCAGCGGAGGTGCGTTGATGTACCGCATCACAAAGGAGTTTCACCTCTCCGCCTCGCATCAGCTGGATCATCTGCCGGCCGACCATCAATGCGCCCGGCTGCACGGCCACAACTACGTCGTGGTGGTCGAGCTCTCCGCCGAAAACCTAAACGATGACGGCTTCGTTCGCGACTATCATGACCTCGCGCCGCTCAAGCGCTATATCGACGAATCCCTCGATCATCGCCACCTGAACGAGGTCTTCGGCCATTCGAAAGTGACCTCGGAATTCCTCGCCAAGCACTTTTACGACTGGTGCAGAGAGCGCTTTCCGGAGACCTCTTCCGTCCGGGTCAGCGAGACGCCGAAGACCTGGGCGGAGTACCGACCATGAGCGTCGAGACCATTCGCGTCAGCGAGATCTTCGGCCCGACCATACAGGGCGAAGGCGCGCTGATCGGGCTGCCGACAGTGTTCGTCAGGACCGGCGGCTGTGATTATCGCTGTTCCTGGTGCGACAGTCTTTACGCCGTCGACAGCGCCTTCCGGGATCAATGGCTTCCCATGTCCGTCGAGGCGATCTGGCAGGAAGTCACGAAGCTCTCTGGAGGTAACCCGCTGACTGTTTCTCTTTCCGGAGGCAATCCCGCAATCCAGCCTTTGAGGCCGCTGATCGAGCTCGGCCATTCCAAGGGATATCGCTTCGCACTGGAAACACAGGGGAGCGTTGCCCAGAACTGGTTCCGCGATCTCGACGTCCTGGTCCTGAGCCCTAAGCCGCCGTCGAGCGGGATGCACACGGACTGGGATCAGGTCGACAATTGTGTTCGGCTTTCAGCCGGCGGGCCGGAGATCGCGCTGAAAGTCGTCATCTTTGACGATGTAGACTATGCGTTCGCGCGAGAGGTGGGCCAGCGCTACCCTTATATTCCCCTGTACCTTCAGCCGGGCAACCATACACCGCCGCCGTCCGAAGACGAAGACGCGCGCATCGATATCGACGGCGTGATGGATCGCATGCATTGGCTTGTCGACAAGGTGACGGTCGACCGATGGTTTGCACCGCGCGTCCTGCCGCAGCTGCACGTGCTGCTGTGGGGAAACAAACGAGGCGTCTGAGCCCGCTATCGCTCCGGAAAAGCGAAGACATCGACAGGCTCTCCGAGCCCGCGCAACGGGAAGGTGCCGAGACTGTCCATGTCTTTCGCGCAGCCCGCCATTTCGACGAAGGCGCGCGACAAGAGCACCGGACGCTTGACCTCCTTGGTCAGGTTTTCCAGGCGCGAGGCGACATTGACCGCCGGGCCGATGACGGTGAAATCCAGCCGGCGGCGCGAGCCGATATTGCCGTACATGACGTCGCCGACATGCACCCCGACGCCGTAGCGCAGCGGTTCGCGTCCCGTTCGCAGGTGCTCCGCGTTCAGCTCGGCCATCAACGCCCGCCCCTCGCGGATCGCCTGCAGCAGATCGAGGCAGGCCGTTTCCTTGGCGAGCGGGAAGATCGCCAGCAGCCCGTCTCCCATGAACTTCAGGATTTCCCCGCCATGTCGCTCGATCGGGTCAGACATGGCATCGAAATAATCGTTCAGCAGATGGATGACATCGTCGCGGGGCCAGAGGTCCGAGATCGCCGTAAAGTCGCGCAGATCACAGATCATGATGGCGGCGCCGACGGTCGCACCGCTGCCGCGCGTCGTCACACCCGACAATATGTGCTCGCTCGCATGCGGTCCCACATAGGTCTGCAGCAGTGTCCGCGCCATGATGTTCTTCAGCCTGATCTCGCTGACGAGGGTCAGCGCCGGCAGGAGATCGCGCAGAAAATCCGTGTGCTCGCTCGTAAAACCACCCGGCCGGCTGGTGGAGAACGTCACGACATGCCGCTTGCCGAAAGTATGCTCGATCGGCCAGGCGATGTATTCCGTGAGACCGTCATCGCGCAGTTCTTGGAAAAGGCTATCTTCGTCGTCTTCGACTGCACCTTCCAGCTGCTTGCGCACCTCCTCCACGCCCTGATGGATCGCGTTGACCGGGCTTTTCAAGAACTCCGCCGTGGTTTCGACACCATAGGCGAAGGTGTCGATCTTCGCTTCCGCCATGCCCTCTTTCCAAAGGATGCGGGCGCCGATCCATTGCGGATGGTTCGTCCGGAAGTGCAGCGTCGCGCGCGCCACCGGCACCCCTGCGGCCAACAGCTTCTCACACATTGCCACCAGGATGTTATCGATGAAACGCTCGCCGCGCGTCTCGTTCACCAGCCAATCGAGGATCCGCCTTCGGCGGATCGGCCAGGCGCCTTCGTCCGTTTCAACGGCAGCCCCGGCCTTGTTCACAAAAGAGGACATCGAAACTCCACTACGCCGCATCACCGACGAATACCGAAATCAGTTTTCGTGAATGTGGTCGATGGCGAAGCAAATGATAAGGGGAGACTGCAATTAAACTCAGAAATCCCAGTCTTCATCCTCGGTGGCCACTGCCTTGCCGATGACATAGGAGGAACCAGAGCCCGAGAAAAAGTCGTGGTTCTCGTCGGCATTCGGCGACAGCGCCGACAGGATTGCCGGATTGACCTTGCAGGCTTCGGCCGGGAACAGCGCCTCGTAGCCGAGGTTCATCAACGCCTTGTTGGCGTTGTAATGCAGGAACTTCTTGACGTCTTCGCTCAGGCCGACGCCGTCATAGAGCGCTTCGGTATATTTGGCCTCGTTGTCGTAAAGTTCGAGCAGCAGGTCGAAGGCGAAGTACTTGATCTCTTGGCGGCGCTCTTCGGAGAGCGTTTCAAGGCCGCGTTGGAACTTGTAGCCGATATAATAGCCGTGCACCGCCTCGTCCCGGATTATGAGGCGGATCATGTCGGCCGTATTGGTGAGCTTGGCCCGGCTCGACCAGTACATCGGCAGATAGAAGCCGGAATAGAACAGGAAGCTCTCGAGGAAGACGCTGGCGACCTTCTTCTTCAAGGCATCGCCAGACGCGTATTGCTCCATGATCAGCGCCGATTTCCGCTGCAGGAATTCGTTCTCCTCCGACCAGCGATAGGCGTCATCGACATCAGGCGTCGAGCATAGCGTCGAGAAGATTGAGGAATAGGAGCGTGCATGCACTGCCTCCATGAAGGAGACGTTGGAAAGCACCGCTTCCTCGTGCGGGGTTACCGCATCCTCCATCAACCCCACGGCGCCGACGCCATTCTGGATCGTGTCGAGCAGCGTCAGCCCGGTGAAGACGCGGATGGTGAGCTGCTGCTCGGCGGCCGTCAGCGTCGCCCAGGAGGGAATGTC
This DNA window, taken from Rhizobium etli CFN 42, encodes the following:
- the nrdF gene encoding class 1b ribonucleoside-diphosphate reductase subunit beta, giving the protein MNIALKPISRVRAINWNRIEDDKDLEVWNRLTGNFWLPEKVPLSNDIPSWATLTAAEQQLTIRVFTGLTLLDTIQNGVGAVGLMEDAVTPHEEAVLSNVSFMEAVHARSYSSIFSTLCSTPDVDDAYRWSEENEFLQRKSALIMEQYASGDALKKKVASVFLESFLFYSGFYLPMYWSSRAKLTNTADMIRLIIRDEAVHGYYIGYKFQRGLETLSEERRQEIKYFAFDLLLELYDNEAKYTEALYDGVGLSEDVKKFLHYNANKALMNLGYEALFPAEACKVNPAILSALSPNADENHDFFSGSGSSYVIGKAVATEDEDWDF